One segment of Bradyrhizobium sp. CB2312 DNA contains the following:
- a CDS encoding acyl-CoA dehydrogenase family protein, which yields MDFALTDQQEAIRDAIAKICEGFPDAYWLKKDHDGGFPHDFHKALADAGWLGICVPEQYGGSGLGITDAAIMMRTIAESGAGMSGASAVHINVFGLNPVVVFGTEEQRKRMLPPMVEGREKACFAVTEPNTGLNTTQLKTRAVAKNDRYIVNGQKVWISTAQVAHKILLLARTTPLEEVRSPTHGLSLFYTDFDRNRIKVHEIEKMGRKIVDSNELFFEDFEIPMEDRIGEEGKGFEYILEGMNPERILIAAEAVGLGKLALSRATEYAKTRVVFNRPIGKNQGIQHPLAVNWVELEAAWLMVMQAAWQYDKGLPCGAGANAAKYFAGEAGYHACEQAVMTHGGFGYAKEFHVERYLREVLIPRIAPVSPQLALSFIAEKVLGLAKSY from the coding sequence ATGGATTTCGCGCTCACCGATCAGCAGGAAGCCATTCGCGATGCCATCGCAAAAATCTGCGAAGGCTTTCCCGACGCCTATTGGCTGAAGAAGGACCACGATGGCGGCTTCCCGCACGATTTTCATAAAGCACTCGCCGATGCCGGCTGGCTCGGCATCTGCGTGCCGGAGCAATATGGCGGCTCCGGGCTCGGCATCACCGACGCTGCGATCATGATGCGCACCATCGCGGAATCCGGCGCCGGCATGTCCGGCGCCTCCGCGGTGCACATCAACGTGTTCGGGCTCAATCCCGTCGTCGTGTTCGGCACCGAGGAGCAGCGCAAGCGCATGCTGCCACCGATGGTCGAGGGCCGCGAGAAGGCCTGCTTCGCCGTCACCGAGCCCAACACCGGCCTCAACACCACCCAGCTCAAGACCCGCGCGGTCGCCAAGAACGACCGCTACATCGTCAACGGCCAGAAGGTGTGGATCTCGACCGCGCAGGTCGCGCACAAGATCCTGCTGCTGGCGCGCACCACGCCGCTGGAGGAGGTGCGTTCGCCGACCCACGGGCTCAGCCTGTTCTATACGGACTTCGACCGCAACAGGATCAAGGTCCACGAGATCGAGAAGATGGGCCGCAAGATCGTCGATTCCAACGAGCTGTTCTTCGAGGACTTTGAAATTCCGATGGAGGACCGCATCGGCGAAGAGGGTAAGGGTTTTGAGTACATCCTCGAAGGCATGAACCCCGAGCGCATCCTGATCGCGGCCGAGGCCGTTGGGCTGGGTAAGCTGGCGCTCTCGCGCGCGACCGAATATGCCAAGACCCGTGTCGTGTTCAATCGTCCGATCGGAAAAAATCAAGGCATCCAGCATCCGCTCGCGGTGAACTGGGTCGAGCTCGAGGCCGCCTGGCTGATGGTGATGCAGGCGGCCTGGCAATACGACAAGGGCTTGCCCTGCGGAGCCGGCGCGAACGCCGCGAAATATTTCGCAGGCGAAGCCGGGTACCATGCCTGCGAGCAGGCGGTGATGACCCATGGCGGCTTCGGCTACGCCAAGGAATTCCACGTCGAGCGCTATTTGCGCGAAGTGCTGATCCCGCGTATCGCGCCGGTCAGCCCGCAGCTCGCGCTCAGTTTCATTGCGGAAAAGGTGCTGGGCCTCGCGAAGTCGTACTAG
- a CDS encoding acetyl-CoA hydrolase/transferase C-terminal domain-containing protein, with amino-acid sequence MARQEAVNVEFSGLIRENDLVVCGQATAEPVTLTEALVAQAGHLPAFRIMVGPIFSDTFSASCAPNVSFQSYGVIGNARRLAKAGRLDVIPSNYSAFCADFAARRHQADVVLVQLAESGGRLSASLSNDYVIDAARGARCVIAEINPDAPFTFGAEWPQDVPIHVRAPARRPPVELASPPLDDVSRRIAAHAAGLIADGSTLQFGVGRIPDAILSSLTHARHLGIHSGLINDAVVDLIACGAVTNAEKGIDAGITVTNQVIGTQRLYRFVHENKMVSVRPTSYTHGQNVLARINRLVAINSALQVGLDGSVNSETLNGIAIGAIGGQLDFVRGANASGGGRAIIALPATASDGSSRIVANVETVTTPRADVDAIVTEWGIAELRGCGLAERARRMIAVAAPEHREALSALLRAAR; translated from the coding sequence ATGGCTCGGCAGGAAGCCGTGAATGTCGAGTTTTCCGGCTTGATCCGGGAGAACGATCTCGTCGTGTGCGGGCAGGCGACGGCCGAGCCCGTCACCCTCACCGAAGCGCTGGTTGCGCAGGCCGGGCATCTGCCCGCCTTCCGCATCATGGTCGGGCCGATCTTCTCGGACACATTCTCCGCGTCCTGCGCGCCGAACGTCTCGTTCCAGAGCTATGGCGTGATCGGCAATGCGCGGCGACTCGCGAAGGCCGGGCGGCTCGACGTGATTCCGAGCAATTACAGCGCCTTCTGCGCCGACTTCGCCGCGCGCCGCCATCAAGCCGATGTCGTTCTGGTGCAACTTGCGGAGTCCGGGGGACGGCTCAGCGCCAGCCTCTCCAACGACTACGTCATCGATGCCGCGCGCGGCGCGCGCTGCGTCATTGCCGAGATCAATCCGGATGCGCCCTTCACGTTCGGCGCGGAATGGCCGCAGGACGTGCCGATCCATGTGCGTGCGCCCGCTCGCCGTCCGCCGGTGGAATTGGCCTCACCGCCGCTTGATGACGTCTCGCGCCGCATCGCAGCGCATGCGGCGGGCCTGATTGCCGACGGCAGCACGCTCCAGTTCGGCGTCGGCCGGATTCCGGATGCGATCCTGTCCTCGCTGACCCATGCGCGCCATCTCGGCATCCATTCCGGGCTGATCAACGACGCTGTTGTCGACCTCATCGCGTGTGGCGCGGTAACGAATGCGGAGAAGGGGATCGATGCCGGGATCACGGTCACCAACCAGGTGATCGGCACGCAGCGGCTCTATCGCTTCGTTCACGAAAACAAGATGGTTTCGGTGCGGCCGACATCCTATACGCACGGCCAGAACGTGCTGGCGCGGATCAACCGGCTGGTCGCAATCAACTCGGCGCTCCAGGTCGGGCTCGACGGCAGCGTCAATTCCGAGACGCTCAATGGCATTGCGATCGGCGCGATCGGCGGGCAGCTCGATTTCGTGCGCGGGGCCAATGCGTCTGGTGGTGGCAGGGCGATCATTGCGCTGCCGGCGACAGCGTCGGACGGGAGCAGCCGCATCGTTGCCAATGTCGAGACGGTGACGACCCCCCGCGCCGATGTCGACGCCATCGTCACCGAATGGGGCATCGCGGAGCTGCGCGGCTGCGGCCTTGCCGAGCGCGCGCGCCGCATGATCGCGGTCGCTGCGCCCGAGCACCGCGAGGCGCTGTCGGCACTGCTTCGCGCCGCGCGCTAA
- a CDS encoding AMP-binding protein produces the protein MSANDFSLQSLIRPEAAEPAFVFDGTPVSRAEFLARVEQTAAWLAAQGIGKGDVVAVWLVNRVEWIALLFAAARLGAIVAAVNTRYRSAEVAHLLKVSGAKLMVVEAAFRSIDFAAILADIAKDDVPALQQLAVVGADRIPAQWPCVRFDAFDAVHPPAPLAQDDVDLPVLLYTTSGTTKGPKLVAHSQRTLASHAVSIANALQLDPQRNSLLAMLPFCGTFGMTSLLGFIAAGATIHVLDAFEAAPALKILSEHRITHSFGSDEMFRRILALTDAPRPFPHLEICGFAAFQPGWRELAAEAEARGMRLFGLYGSSEVQALFSIARGGDTFANRIEGGGWPMSPDAKVRVRDTETGELAAHGVSGEIEISAPSRFLGYFNNPEATGDAITTDGFFRTGDIGRLRGDGAFVYETRAGDAMRLGGFLVAPGEIEDELKSCPGVADAQVVAVDLKGQARCVAFVIAAAEPPQQEALTARLRERLAGYKVPARIYLVDAFPVTDSANGVKIQRARLRAMAMERIATE, from the coding sequence ATGAGCGCCAACGATTTTTCGCTGCAATCGCTGATCCGCCCTGAGGCTGCCGAGCCCGCCTTCGTGTTCGACGGCACACCGGTCTCGCGCGCGGAATTTTTGGCGAGGGTCGAGCAGACCGCTGCCTGGCTTGCCGCGCAAGGCATCGGCAAAGGCGATGTCGTTGCGGTCTGGCTGGTCAACCGGGTCGAATGGATCGCGCTGCTGTTCGCCGCCGCCCGCCTCGGCGCCATCGTCGCCGCCGTCAATACGCGCTACCGCAGCGCGGAGGTCGCGCATCTGCTCAAGGTGTCCGGCGCGAAGCTAATGGTGGTCGAGGCCGCGTTCCGCTCGATCGATTTCGCCGCCATCCTCGCCGACATTGCCAAGGACGATGTCCCCGCGCTGCAACAGCTTGCCGTGGTCGGTGCGGACAGGATTCCGGCGCAGTGGCCCTGCGTGCGTTTCGATGCCTTCGACGCGGTCCATCCGCCTGCCCCGCTGGCTCAAGACGACGTCGACCTTCCGGTCCTGCTCTACACGACATCAGGCACGACCAAGGGACCAAAGCTCGTTGCGCATTCGCAGCGGACGCTGGCGAGCCACGCCGTCTCCATTGCCAATGCGCTCCAGCTCGATCCGCAGCGCAATTCGCTGCTGGCCATGCTGCCGTTCTGCGGCACCTTTGGCATGACGAGCCTGCTCGGTTTCATCGCGGCGGGCGCGACCATCCATGTGCTCGATGCTTTCGAAGCGGCACCGGCGCTGAAAATTCTCAGTGAGCACAGGATCACGCACTCCTTCGGCTCGGATGAGATGTTCCGCCGCATCCTCGCCCTCACCGATGCGCCACGGCCGTTCCCGCATCTCGAAATCTGCGGCTTTGCCGCATTCCAGCCCGGCTGGCGCGAGCTCGCCGCAGAAGCCGAAGCGCGCGGCATGAGGCTATTCGGGCTCTACGGCTCGAGCGAGGTGCAGGCGCTGTTCTCGATTGCCCGCGGCGGCGACACCTTCGCAAACCGCATCGAAGGCGGCGGCTGGCCGATGTCGCCTGACGCAAAAGTGCGCGTGCGTGACACCGAGACCGGCGAGCTTGCCGCCCACGGCGTCTCCGGCGAGATCGAGATCAGCGCGCCCTCGCGCTTCCTCGGCTATTTCAACAATCCCGAGGCCACGGGCGATGCGATCACCACCGACGGCTTCTTCCGCACCGGCGATATCGGCCGGCTGCGCGGTGACGGCGCCTTCGTCTACGAGACCCGCGCGGGCGACGCGATGCGGCTCGGCGGCTTTCTCGTCGCCCCCGGCGAGATCGAGGACGAGCTCAAATCCTGCCCGGGCGTGGCGGATGCCCAGGTCGTCGCGGTTGATCTGAAAGGCCAGGCGCGCTGCGTCGCCTTCGTGATTGCGGCTGCGGAACCGCCGCAGCAGGAGGCCTTGACCGCGCGCTTGCGCGAACGGCTCGCCGGCTACAAGGTGCCGGCGCGGATCTATCTCGTCGACGCCTTCCCGGTCACGGACAGCGCCAATGGCGTGAAGATCCAGCGCGCCCGGCTTCGTGCCATGGCGATGGAACGGATCGCGACCGAATAG
- the upp gene encoding uracil phosphoribosyltransferase, giving the protein MSNSSVHVVAHPLVQHKLSLMREKDRSTKSFREILNEIGMLLGYEVTRDLPLELVEIETPIAPMQAPKIAGKKLTLAPILRAGVGFLDGMLALMPSARIAHIGLYRDPETLQAVEYYFKAPQDLSDRTVILMDPMLATGNSACAGASLLKARGARDIRFVCLLAAPEGIAQFQSEHPDVPVWTAAIDERLNDHGYIVPGLGDAGDRMFGTK; this is encoded by the coding sequence ATGAGCAACAGCAGCGTCCACGTCGTCGCCCACCCCCTGGTCCAGCACAAGCTCTCCCTGATGCGGGAGAAGGACCGCTCGACCAAGAGCTTTCGCGAGATTCTCAACGAGATCGGGATGCTGCTCGGCTACGAGGTGACGCGCGACCTGCCGCTGGAGCTGGTCGAGATCGAGACACCGATCGCGCCGATGCAGGCGCCGAAGATCGCCGGCAAGAAGCTCACGCTGGCGCCGATCCTGCGCGCCGGCGTCGGCTTCCTCGATGGCATGCTGGCGCTGATGCCCTCGGCGCGCATCGCCCATATCGGGCTCTATCGCGACCCCGAGACATTGCAGGCCGTGGAATATTACTTCAAGGCGCCGCAGGACCTGTCCGACCGCACCGTGATTCTGATGGACCCGATGCTGGCGACAGGCAACTCGGCCTGCGCCGGCGCCTCCCTGCTCAAGGCGCGCGGCGCCCGCGACATCCGCTTCGTCTGCCTTCTGGCCGCACCCGAAGGGATCGCGCAGTTCCAGAGCGAGCATCCCGACGTGCCGGTCTGGACCGCCGCGATCGACGAGCGGCTCAACGACCACGGCTACATCGTGCCGGGCCTGGGCGATGCCGGCGACCGGATGTTCGGCACCAAGTAG